A segment of the Gossypium hirsutum isolate 1008001.06 chromosome D10, Gossypium_hirsutum_v2.1, whole genome shotgun sequence genome:
TATTTTCTAAATAGGTTAAGCCACGAGTATGATTTTTTAACCTTGCTCAGTTCGACCCGAATTTGcctaattttttactattttttttgttactgtTTGTTGCTATTTTGATgttgttttgctaccattttactattatattactacttttttgttgttattatttaaatattgtataattcttatattattataaattttgctactattttagagatatatttgtttgctaagttgcaactatcttagtATTGTTTTAGtgtattttgatgtattatattttttaaatttatttttatataaaaataatataaattttttaatacgAGTGGGTCAGGCTAGGTTTGGGTTTAACATTTTTTATCTGTATCGACTTGAATAAAATTTAGACCCATTTTTCGGGCCGAGCTAAAACTTaaaaaacaaatctaaaattttgcaTTGACCCGCCCCGAACCCGAACCCAACCTACCCATGATTAGGTCTAATTATcactattaaattaaaataattaagtgtTAATTAAAGttgataaataaaattcaaaaattgtcAATATTGGACTCGAATTTATGCGTACAGAAAAGcttctaataatatatatatcttttcaaatatatatacatatatgataaaatataatatatatgagataagattaagaaaaaaaaaacataaagataaATCTAGTCTTCAtcaattaaacttttatttttttagttaaatttggtttacaatattttaaaaagagttaaatttacttattaattattaaaaagagtcgaatttttatttctaataaaaatatcaactaaaatgttaaatttttaaacatgataggatagtttatgttattattttttaaattataaacattatatatatattattttttataaattttaaattatttattaaagtaacatataaaataaattatgttatattaatatGAAGTATATATGAACTGTTATGTTCCTTGTGTGGCCAATATcataaaacaataatattttaattaatattattgtaaaaaaaacaatttcactcgaaaagttaattatcaaattttgtaaaaaaggataaaattaaataacataaaattttaattatggctGTTCTATACTTCTGTTACACCAGTTCTCCTTAAAATTGTTGAAACAAGAATAAATTCCCCTAAAATTTACTGTTATGGTTGTCTTCCATACCCAACACCGGACCTTTCGCTTTTACTTACGAAAGGAACGTGTTTTTCGGTAACGTGGTcggagaaagagagagagagaaaaaaatatcAGCTAACAGAAACGAAACCAAACTTTATTTCTGCCGATGCATTCTCCTTCACCAATTTTCTTTAAGAAAGAGAGAGTAAAAAAGGAAGAattttttaattccatttttctttctctttcgcTTCAATCTATAGTCGCCACACCACCATGTCGTTTCCTCTGGGAAACCGCCGCCGGGTTTCGGCGACTCTTCCGTTTTCGTTTCTCGTCGCTTTGTCATTTGCTGTTGCCGCCATCGCTGGTGGCTCCAAGTCTCCTTACTGTAACAATCCTGTTCAACTggtaatttcttttttcttttcgatTATCATTAGTATTAACGGCATTTCTAAACTGGTTAATGTTTATTCTGAATTCCTTCATGATTTGCAACAGTTCTAATTTCTATTAGCTCCATTAaggttctcttttttttttttcatttttgtgagagAAATAGGAAAAACGGaaatgtcctttttctttaacCGGAGAGAACATTGGAAAGAAATGTTCGTGTACATAGATTAGATAGATTAAGTTTTGATTTCTGGAGGATTTGTCACTGACAATTGATTAAATTTGGGGATACTTGTTGCAGCCAACTTGCATGCTGTTGGCGTATTCTATAGGCAAATTATTACAAACATTGTTCTGGGTAAAAGAATTAGAATAATCTGCTCGATTGGGATTTCCTAAGTGGATAGGAGTAATCAGGGTTCTTTCAGGATTTGCATTTTGTATTAGTTTTGCAACCTTATGAAAGAAACTGATTGCTTTGTTGGTTGGTATTGAGGTGTATTCTAGAGAAATGTAGATAACATAGAAGTAGTGAGTGAAACTTTTGACATGGTAGGCTCATATGAAATTTATATGTGAATTGTAATAGTGTGTGTTTACCCTAATTCCTTAATAAATGAGTTTATATCTTCCAGGCCATGGTGAAGATCTGGGTTGATGGTGATGAAGGTGAATATTTAGCTGGGTTAACTGCAAGCTTTGGAGCAACATTGCCTGAGGAAAAGAATAAAGTTCCCAAATTGCCTGCTGTTTTCTCAAATCCCCTAAATGGCTGTTCTAGTTCTTCTTCAAAGGTTTTGTCTCAAGTTACCGGGTTCTCACAAATTTTTTGTTACTTGCCTCCTCAATAATTATTtggctttatttttattattattatgagttaAGTACATCCTTGTTTGATTAAGTTAAATATAGTGAAGTGCGTAGTTCATACCCTCTGAACTTCTCTAAGTTCCAGGAGGACCATTCCCACCTATGAAGTTGGGGAAAGAGTTCAGATATAatactttattaaaattttgaatagtgTTTAATAGTTTCATAAGCACTGTACTCCAATGTAAGCcaagtgaaaatttttaaaatgtcatgGTCAGAATTTTTTTGATTACAGCTATCTGGCTCTGCGGCCTTGTCTGTACGAGGTGATTGTGACTTTGTAACTAAGGCAAAAGTTGCACAATCAGGAGGCGCTCAGGCCTTGCTGGTGATAAATGACAAAGaaggttataatttttttattgatggcatttgttatttatattttaaaacgcCTTTCAAAGTTCAGTTGGATCATTTCATTAAAGAGTTGTAATGGTTTATTAGTCTCTTACTTAAGCTtcctttttaatatttatctagagATTGAACAGATCGATTGTTCTGGTGATGTCAGTCCAAATATTTCGATACCTGTGGTGATGGTTCCAAAATCCGTTAGAGATGACCTTACCAAAACTATGGCAAACAAACGTGGTATGCTCTTGAGCTCGTATGATGtattttttccccttttatttttgttctcCAGATGTATGCTAGATAATTTCTAGCTTGTTAGGAACTAGATATCTTGTTCAAAAAGTGGTTTATAATGTTATAGGGTGGAATGCACTTAAACCTCTAGATTGGATATGGGCTACCTTTATAGTGGAAGATTTAATCCTGCCAAATGCAACTATTTGGTTAAGCTGTTAACGCTTAGTTGAGTGAGTTTAGTGTAAATATATGTCTatccttttgttttgttttaatgtttttttgaTAAAGTTTCCTTCTATATGACAAAACATTTCAGGAAACATTTTATCATCCTTTAATCgggtaataaaaaaattaagtggtTCAAATCTAAGTGAAGAAATTAATTCCATTCATATAAGCTTTTCATTTGGAGTTATGTGTATGTCTTCCTCAATATGCAGGTTTTGTGTGACTGTACATGTATTTGCCTATGtattgtgtgccagtgtaagcaAACATTCAGCTCTAAGAAAGATAAGAAAATTTGTTAGGGTTACTAAACAAAATTTCAATGTCATTTCTCTTATATATGAACTTTTAATATAAGAATCTTCAGTTTTCTGCTTTTTCTTGAAAGCAAACATCAGCTTTATGTGAACTTCCAGTGAAATAgttcttttttgaattttcaagCAGACAATAACATAACTGGGGATTTAAGAGTAGAATGCCTTAATAAGAAAGAGAATTTAGGTCTGATTAGAGTGTGGTACTTTTTCGGCAGAAGCTTTGAGGTGCTGGAATTTTCTGCTTGCTAATAATTAAGCCAGGGAAAGTTAAGAAAAGAAGTAATAAAATACAGGTAGAAAAAATCTTATTTCTTGAATAGCTGTTGCAGGCTGCACTTCTTTGTGCTTCAgtttgtaccatttataatgaaAAAGGTTCATGATTTTCATGTCTATATCTTTATACtcctctctctttattttattttgtttttcctgAATCCCTAATTCGACCTTCATTGAGTTTGACCTTAGTTGCTATTGAAACTTCTTTGCTTAAGGTTCACACTTTTGTTTAAGTTCTCTACTTGAGGTTTTAATTTTGCATTGGTTCTTTCTTTTTGGTTCACAATTTTGTTATTTCCCTGGAGCGATAGTCTACTATTGAATTTtagaaagataaaattttatCTATGTATTTTACTTGAAAATGACATAACAATATATAGAAATAATGGTTTATTACATCTTCTAGAACCTATTGTTTGTTTACTTAAGTGTTAGTTTCAGCTTTGGGTATATTCACATGTGCGTTCTTTTGAAtcttttaagtttattttcattTGAAGATTCATATAAATCAAATCTTGCTAATTTCTGATGCAGTTGAACTTTTACTATATGCACCAACTCGTCCCATCGTGGATATCTCGGTGGTATTTTTGTGGGCAATGTCTGTTGGCACAGTTTTTACTGCTTCACTTTGGCAAGAGTTTGGTATTTCTGAGCAAACTGAGAAACGATTAAATGAATCATCTTCAAAGGTTTACCACAATCTGGTTTCTATCATTGTTATGAAGCTCATAATTGCATTCTGTATATTGATGTGTCTTAGAGATATTTGTTGGTACCTGTCGATAGGGAATAATTGGTTATAATGTGCATGACTAACACGTCCTCTATGTTATCCTAAAACTTTTAGCTCCTATTAGTGTTCCTTTACAAATGGCTTTGACAGCAATTACAGCTTTGATTTGTGCTCATAATCAGCTTGTGCTATTTTAAAGTTCAGTTGGTTATTTTTATAACTGTTTTTCATCCAAAGTACATTCATAGAGGTCCTTAGTGTCTATTCTCTGATTGCTGGGTGGTGTCCTAGACATTATACaattaggtttttctttttctagatatttttatattatcctatgagttgatggttCATGATTAGCATCTATACAGTTTCTATTTTCTCATATCTCTATAATGCTAGTTTGATGGGTTGAGTGGTGTTTTCTTCCATTATTGCGATTAAATGTTTTATGTTCACGCATGACATTGCAACGAGATCTCTCGAGTTAAGGTCCTTTTCAAAGAATTAGGGAAATATATATGCAATTGACACTACATCGCAGCACTTATTGCACATATGCTTTCTCTTTTGAACTAATGAAGTCATAGTTTCTTTGATATAAAATAAGAAACTTTATTAGAGTTTTCTTGAATATTTGGTGATTGATATGTTCACAAagtacaatttttaaaatataaatcttGAAGCAGGtgtgaaaatattttaatgtttaaatgttcTAAGTGATCCATTAATGTTAGGATTGTGAAACTAAAGATGAAAGATGAAACTAGGGGTTTTGTAAGTTTTAATTATTgaaattcattttgatatatctaACTCGATAACTAATTACCTCTGAGTGAatttttatgcataaaatatcttattttatgttatattatggGTATTATAGATAGTTGATTAACCGGTCTCCCTATAAGCAATTACCCCTGGAATTTTTGAACTTGACTTTTTACTCAGAAATTATATCAGAAGACATCTCGGTTCTGCCAAAGAAAACTGGTTTATTGCCACTtgaattggttgtatgtgaagAAGCCATACccattttatattaatttctcccttccttctcctagTATACCTGAATCTTCAGTTGTCTTTCTGCTTCTACCATTTTAGCTTGATATCCCTGATTATTGAAGGAAACTGAGTGATGTCTTTTCACTTTTGTTGATTAGGAATCTTCCGATGCTGGAACAGACAGTGATAATGATCAGGAAACCATTGATATTAGTGTAAAAGGTGCTATACTTTTTGTGATATTAGCATCTGTTTTTCTGCTGCTACTCTTCTTTTTCATGTCTTCATGGTTTTTGTTGGTGTTGACTGTACTCTTCTGCATCGGTGGTGTCCAGGTAACATAGTTTTGCTTCTAATGTCTTTCTTTATAAGTTtatgtttgtatgcatgtttGAATCTGCCAATGATTAGACAGGGATCGTTAAAAACAAACTACACTTCTAAGTTATTGTTTTTTCTCTGTTCTATTACATTTTTGTTGCTGATGTTTGCAAAATGGAAATAAATGCAGAAAATATTAGTACCTCCAAATATATAGCCATGgctaataaatatatacaattaacttTTAGAAATGATGAGGGATAGGTTTAATGATGTACTTCTGCGTGTTTCTGTAGTAAAAACCCCAACTTCCATGTTATCTTGTTTCTGCACCATTGATATGAACAGTACTGAAGTAACTACCTTTCCTTTTGGTTAGAAAGGAAAAAGTAGCTATTTCCCCCTTTTTTCTTTTACTGTTTAATATCCTAGTGATTTATTCTCTTATCAACCTCTGCGTTCTATTTTTTCCTTTCCAGGGGATGCACAATATCATTATGACTCCGGTAACAAGGTATGCTTGAAATTTGATTTTCACTACTAAACCTGTCAAATAGCTGTTTTACAAGATCTGGTTTCTTTTTATTGCTATTCCTAATATAAGT
Coding sequences within it:
- the LOC107914678 gene encoding signal peptide peptidase-like 5 isoform X1; this encodes MSFPLGNRRRVSATLPFSFLVALSFAVAAIAGGSKSPYCNNPVQLAMVKIWVDGDEGEYLAGLTASFGATLPEEKNKVPKLPAVFSNPLNGCSSSSSKLSGSAALSVRGDCDFVTKAKVAQSGGAQALLVINDKEEIEQIDCSGDVSPNISIPVVMVPKSVRDDLTKTMANKRVELLLYAPTRPIVDISVVFLWAMSVGTVFTASLWQEFGISEQTEKRLNESSSKESSDAGTDSDNDQETIDISVKGAILFVILASVFLLLLFFFMSSWFLLVLTVLFCIGGVQGMHNIIMTPVTRKCRNCPQKTVRLPVIGEVSVLSLGVFLFCVIFAVAWAVHRRASYSWVGQNILGICMMINVLQLARLPNIKVATVLLCLAFFYDIFWVFISPLIFQQSVMIAVAKGKNTGGEAIPMLLRVPRLIDPWGGYNMIGFGDILFPGLLITFTYRFDRESKKSMGKGYFVWLMVGYGFGLFLTYLGLYLMNGNGQPALLYLVPCTLGVTVVLAAIRGDLKALWGYSSKSSAMINPTAEV
- the LOC107914678 gene encoding signal peptide peptidase-like 5 isoform X3, translating into MSFPLGNRRRVSATLPFSFLVALSFAVAAIAGGSKSPYCNNPVQLAMVKIWVDGDEGEYLAGLTASFGATLPEEKNKVPKLPAVFSNPLNGCSSSSSKLSGSAALSVRGDCDFVTKAKVAQSGGAQALLVINDKEEIEQIDCSGDVSPNISIPVVMVPKSVRDDLTKTMANKRVELLLYAPTRPIVDISVVFLWAMSVGTVFTASLWQEFGISEQTEKRLNESSSKESSDAGTDSDNDQETIDISVKGAILFVILASVFLLLLFFFMSSWFLLVLTVLFCIGGVQGMHNIIMTPVTRKCRNCPQKTVRLPVIGEVSVLSLGVFLFCVIFAVAWAVHRRASYSWVGQNILGICMMINVLQLARLPNIKSVMIAVAKGKNTGGEAIPMLLRVPRLIDPWGGYNMIGFGDILFPGLLITFTYRFDRESKKSMGKGYFVWLMVGYGFGLFLTYLGLYLMNGNGQPALLYLVPCTLGVTVVLAAIRGDLKALWGYSSKSSAMINPTAEV
- the LOC107914678 gene encoding signal peptide peptidase-like 5 isoform X2, which gives rise to MSFPLGNRRRVSATLPFSFLVALSFAVAAIAGGSKSPYCNNPVQLAMVKIWVDGDEGEYLAGLTASFGATLPEEKNKVPKLPAVFSNPLNGCSSSSSKLSGSAALSVRGDCDFVTKAKVAQSGGAQALLVINDKEEIEQIDCSGDVSPNISIPVVMVPKSVRDDLTKTMANKRVELLLYAPTRPIVDISVVFLWAMSVGTVFTASLWQEFGISEQTEKRLNESSSKESSDAGTDSDNDQETIDISVKGAILFVILASVFLLLLFFFMSSWFLLVLTVLFCIGGVQGMHNIIMTPVTRKCRNCPQKTVRLPVIGEVSVLSLGVFLFCVIFAVAWAVHRRASYSWVGQNILVATVLLCLAFFYDIFWVFISPLIFQQSVMIAVAKGKNTGGEAIPMLLRVPRLIDPWGGYNMIGFGDILFPGLLITFTYRFDRESKKSMGKGYFVWLMVGYGFGLFLTYLGLYLMNGNGQPALLYLVPCTLGVTVVLAAIRGDLKALWGYSSKSSAMINPTAEV